The following proteins come from a genomic window of Chaetodon auriga isolate fChaAug3 chromosome 16, fChaAug3.hap1, whole genome shotgun sequence:
- the slc25a39 gene encoding mitochondrial glutathione transporter SLC25A39 isoform X2, translating to MGERAVGGPVAAISPVQQMLASGTGALLTSVFVTPLDVVKIRLQAQQTPFHQGKCFLYCNGLMDHIYVCQNGTSCTSWYKTPTHFSGTLDAFVKITRHEGLRSLWSGLPPTLVMAVPATIIYFTCYDQLRDFLRFGLGFQGSHIPLVAGGLARLGAVTVISPLELVRTKMQSRRLSYGELRVCIRSAVAQDGLLSLWRGWGPTVLRDVPFSALYWFNYELVKARLCEQSRTTQANFSISFTAGAVSGAIAAVLTLPFDVVKTRRQIQLGEIDTVGVSLKRTSSTWHIMKEIWAELGYRGLFAGFMPRVIKVAPACAIMISTYEFGKAFFQKMNLDLEPPAS from the exons ATGGGGGAGCGGGCCGTCGGTGGCCCCGTGGCTGCCATCTCTCCAGTGCAGCAGATGCTGGCCTCTGGCACCGGAGCCCTCCTCACATCTGTTTTTG tcacaCCGCTGGATGTTGTGAAGATCAGGCTGCAGGCTCAGCAGACACCGTTCCACCAAG gGAAATGTTTCCTGTATTGTAATGGACTGATGGATCACATCTACGTGTGTCAGAATGGAACCAGTTGCACCAGCTGGTACAAAACACCGACACATTTCAGTGGGACACTT GACGCTTTCGTGAAAATCACTCGACATGAAGGACTCAGGTCTTTGTGGAGCGGGCTGCCACCAACACT ggttaTGGCTGTGCCTGCCACCATCATCTACTTCACCTGCTACGACCAGCTGCGGGACTTCCTGAGGTTCGGTCTGGGTTTCCAGGGCAGCCACATCCCTCTTGTTGCTGGTGGTTTGGCCAGAT TGGGGGCTGTGACAGTGATCAGCCCTCTGGAGCTGGTCAGGACGAAGATGCAGTCCCGTCGGCTGTCCTACGGCGAGCTGCGGGTGTGCATCCGCTCTGCTGTGGCGCAGGACGGCCTGCTGTCGCTGTGGAGGGGCTGGGGACCCACCGTTCTCAGAGACGTTCCCTTCTCTG ctttgtacTGGTTTAACTATGAACTGGTGAAGGCTCGTCTCTGTGAACAGTCCCGAACGACTCAGGCCAACTTCTCCATCAGCTTCACTGCAGGAGCCGTCTCTGGAGCC ATCGCTGCAGTCCTGACGCTGCCTTTTGACGTGGTGAAGACACGGAGACAGATCCAGCTGGGAGAAATAGACACTGTGGGAG TTTCCTTAAAGAGAACCTCATCAACATGGCACATAATGAAGGAAATATGGGCCGAGTTGGGCTACAGAGGCCTTTTTGCAG GTTTCATGCCCAGGGTGATCAAAGTGGCCCCGGCCTGCGCTATTATGATAAGCACCTACGAGTTTGGGAAGGCCTTCTTCCAGAAGATGAACCTTGATCTGGAGCCTCCCGCCTCCTGA
- the slc25a39 gene encoding mitochondrial glutathione transporter SLC25A39 isoform X1, protein MGERAVGGPVAAISPVQQMLASGTGALLTSVFVTPLDVVKIRLQAQQTPFHQALACESAPWAGVIRPSKWKCFLYCNGLMDHIYVCQNGTSCTSWYKTPTHFSGTLDAFVKITRHEGLRSLWSGLPPTLVMAVPATIIYFTCYDQLRDFLRFGLGFQGSHIPLVAGGLARLGAVTVISPLELVRTKMQSRRLSYGELRVCIRSAVAQDGLLSLWRGWGPTVLRDVPFSALYWFNYELVKARLCEQSRTTQANFSISFTAGAVSGAIAAVLTLPFDVVKTRRQIQLGEIDTVGVSLKRTSSTWHIMKEIWAELGYRGLFAGFMPRVIKVAPACAIMISTYEFGKAFFQKMNLDLEPPAS, encoded by the exons ATGGGGGAGCGGGCCGTCGGTGGCCCCGTGGCTGCCATCTCTCCAGTGCAGCAGATGCTGGCCTCTGGCACCGGAGCCCTCCTCACATCTGTTTTTG tcacaCCGCTGGATGTTGTGAAGATCAGGCTGCAGGCTCAGCAGACACCGTTCCACCAAG CTTTAGCCTGTGAATCAGCTCCATGGGCTGGCGTCATCCGCCCCTCCAAGT gGAAATGTTTCCTGTATTGTAATGGACTGATGGATCACATCTACGTGTGTCAGAATGGAACCAGTTGCACCAGCTGGTACAAAACACCGACACATTTCAGTGGGACACTT GACGCTTTCGTGAAAATCACTCGACATGAAGGACTCAGGTCTTTGTGGAGCGGGCTGCCACCAACACT ggttaTGGCTGTGCCTGCCACCATCATCTACTTCACCTGCTACGACCAGCTGCGGGACTTCCTGAGGTTCGGTCTGGGTTTCCAGGGCAGCCACATCCCTCTTGTTGCTGGTGGTTTGGCCAGAT TGGGGGCTGTGACAGTGATCAGCCCTCTGGAGCTGGTCAGGACGAAGATGCAGTCCCGTCGGCTGTCCTACGGCGAGCTGCGGGTGTGCATCCGCTCTGCTGTGGCGCAGGACGGCCTGCTGTCGCTGTGGAGGGGCTGGGGACCCACCGTTCTCAGAGACGTTCCCTTCTCTG ctttgtacTGGTTTAACTATGAACTGGTGAAGGCTCGTCTCTGTGAACAGTCCCGAACGACTCAGGCCAACTTCTCCATCAGCTTCACTGCAGGAGCCGTCTCTGGAGCC ATCGCTGCAGTCCTGACGCTGCCTTTTGACGTGGTGAAGACACGGAGACAGATCCAGCTGGGAGAAATAGACACTGTGGGAG TTTCCTTAAAGAGAACCTCATCAACATGGCACATAATGAAGGAAATATGGGCCGAGTTGGGCTACAGAGGCCTTTTTGCAG GTTTCATGCCCAGGGTGATCAAAGTGGCCCCGGCCTGCGCTATTATGATAAGCACCTACGAGTTTGGGAAGGCCTTCTTCCAGAAGATGAACCTTGATCTGGAGCCTCCCGCCTCCTGA